Proteins co-encoded in one Sus scrofa isolate TJ Tabasco breed Duroc chromosome 14, Sscrofa11.1, whole genome shotgun sequence genomic window:
- the PAOX gene encoding peroxisomal N(1)-acetyl-spermine/spermidine oxidase yields MESSGHQAEAPGRGPRVLVVGGGIAGLGAAQRLCCCSALPSLRVLEATARAGGRIRSERSFGGVVEVGAHWIHGPSQSNPVFQLAARYGLLGEKELSEENQLVETGGHVGLPSVTYTSSGGSVSLELVAEMSSLFYSLIDQTREFLHSAEAPAPSVGEYLKKQIREHVASWAEGEGTKMLKLAILNNLFNVECCVSGTHSMDLVALAPFGEYTVLPGLDCTFPGGYQGLTDRMAASLPTDVMVFDKPVKTIRWNGSFQEASAPGEAFPVLVECEDGGCFPAHHVIVTVPLGFLKGHLDTFFEPPLPPEKVEAIRKIGFGTNNKIFLEFEEPFWEPGCERIQVVWEDLSPLEDVAPELQDAWFKKLIGFWVLPASGACHVLCGFIAGLESEFMETLSDEDVLLSLTQVLRRVTGNPRLPAPRSVLRSRWHSAPYTRGSYSYVAVGSSGDDLDLLAQPLPADGKGAQLQVLFAGEATHRTFYSTTHGALLSGWREADRLISLWDLQAQRPGPRL; encoded by the exons ATGGAGTCGAGTGGCCATCAGGCAGAGGCCCCAGGCCGCGGTCCGCGGGTGTTGGTGGTGGGCGGCGGCATCGCCGGGCTGGGAGCGGCGCAGAGGCTCTGCTGCTGCTCCGCCTTGCCGTCCCTGCGGGTTCTGGAGGCCACAGCCCGTGCCGGTGGCCGCATCCGCTCGGAGCGCAGCTTCG GTGGTGTGGTGGAGGTAGGTGCTCACTGGATCCATGGGCCCTCCCAGAGCAACCCCGTCTTCCAGCTGGCTGCCAGGTATGGGCTGCTGGGGGAGAAGGAGTTGTCCGAGGAGAACCAGCTGGTGGAGACCGGGGGTCACGTGGGCCtgccctctgtgacctacaccagctccGGGGGAAGCGTGAGCCTTGAGCTGGTGGCGGAGATGTCCAGTCTGTTCTACAGCCTCATAGACcagaccagggagttcctgcacTCGGCCGAGGCCCCGGCGCCCAGCGTTGGGGAGTACCTCAAGAAGCAGATCCGGGAGCACGTGGCCAGCTGGGCAGAGGGTGAGGGGACCAAGATGCTCAAGCTGGCCATCCTGAACAACCTCTTCAACGTGGAGTGCTGTGTCAGTGGTACCCACAGCATGGACCTGGTGGCCCTCGCGCCTTTTGGAGAGTACACAGTGCTGCCTGGGCTGGACTGCACCTTTCCTGG GGGCTACCAAGGACTCACGGACCGCATGGCGGCCTCCTTGCCCACGGACGTGATGGTTTTCGACAAGCCCGTGAAGACCATTCGCTGGAACGGGTCCTTCCAGGAAGCCTCTGCTCCTGGGGAGGCGTTTCCAGTGCTGGTGGAGTGTGAGGATGGAGGCTGCTTCCCAGCGCATCACGTCATCGTCACTGTGCCCTTGG GTTTTCTTAAAGGACATCTGGACACCTTCTTTgagccacccctgccccctgagAAGGTCGAAGCCATCAGGAAAATAGGCTTTGGGACCAACAATAAAATCTTCCTGGAGTTTGAAGAGCCCTTCTGGGAGCCAGGCTGCGAGCGCATCCAGGTCGTGTGGGAGGACCTGTCTCCCCTGGAAGACGTCGCCCCTGAGCTGCAGGACGCCTGGTTCAAGAAGCTTATTGGCTTCTGGGTCCTGCCTGCCTCTGG GGCCTGCCACGTGCTCTGCGGCTTCATCGCCGGGCTGGAGTCCGAGTTCATGGAGACGCTGTCGGATGAGGACGTGCTCCTGTCTCTCACCCAGGTGCTCCGCAGGGTGACAG GGAACCCTCGGCTCCCCGCGCCCAGGAGTGTGCTGAGGTCTCGCTGGCACAGTGCCCCGTACACCCGGGGTTCCTACAGCTACGTGGCCGTGGGCAGCTCCGGGGACGACTTGGACCTGCTGGCTCAGCCCCTCCCTGCGGATGGCAAGGGGGCCCAG CTCCAGGTGCTGTTTGCGGGGGAAGCCACACACCGGACATTTTACTCCACCACGCACGGGGCTCTGCTGTCCGGCTGGAGGGAGGCCGACCGGCTCATCAGTCTGTGGGACCTGCAGGCACAGCGGCCCGGGCCCAGGCTTTGA